The following is a genomic window from Amycolatopsis australiensis.
GACGCGCCGCTCGAGATCGTGCACGCCCTCGACGTCCCGGCGCTCCTCGCGGGCGGCGTGGTTCCGCCGCCGGAGGAAATGGTCGACGCGCTGCGCGCCCGCGGGCGGCGGGCGTTGCGGACCGCGCGGGAACTGGCTGCCGCCCAAGGCGTTCCCGGCGCGGCGACCCGGCTCGACCCCGACCGCGCCGCCCAGGCGCTGATCGAAGCGTCCCGCACGGCGGCGCTGCTCGTCGTCGGCGCGGCCGGGCACGGCAGGCTCACCGGCCTGCTCGCCGGGTCGGTCGCCGCCGCCGTCGGAACGCACGCGCGGTGCGACACGGTGGTGGTCCGCGGCGACAGCTGGGACGAGCCCGGCGCCGTCGAGCGGCCGATCGTCACCGGCGTCGACGGCAGCGAAGCCGGCCGCCGGGTCCTCGCGGCCGCGCTCGCCGAAGCGCGATGGCGGCGGGCTCCCCTGGTCGTGCTGCACGCTTGGGCGGACACGCCGCCCCCGCACGCGGACCCGCGGTATGTCACCGAGGCGGGACACCGGCTGCTCGGCGAGTGGCTGCCGGACACCGGCGACGTGGACGTCGAG
Proteins encoded in this region:
- a CDS encoding universal stress protein encodes the protein MTAAAAPIVTGVDGSAESLDAVRWAARTACLRDAPLEIVHALDVPALLAGGVVPPPEEMVDALRARGRRALRTARELAAAQGVPGAATRLDPDRAAQALIEASRTAALLVVGAAGHGRLTGLLAGSVAAAVGTHARCDTVVVRGDSWDEPGAVERPIVTGVDGSEAGRRVLAAALAEARWRRAPLVVLHAWADTPPPHADPRYVTEAGHRLLGEWLPDTGDVDVEQVVVHAHPRRELIERSGAAQLVVLGDRGRGGFPGLLLGSTGQALLHHAACPVLLVRTR